A region from the Lates calcarifer isolate ASB-BC8 linkage group LG2, TLL_Latcal_v3, whole genome shotgun sequence genome encodes:
- the LOC108887858 gene encoding calmodulin-like protein 4, protein MAKFFTPVQINEYKECFSLYDKKQKGKIDVKDLITVMRCLGTSPTFGEIERHLQVHKIEKTGELDFHTFLTMMHRQIQQEDPKTEILEALRMTDKQKKGYIQASELRAKLTKLGEKLTDKEVDELFREANVKSNGTVNYEEFTQMVTLPPVDY, encoded by the exons AGTACAAGGAGTGCTTCTCTTTGTATGACAAGAAGCAAAAGGGCAAGATTGATGTCAAAGATCTGATCACAGTTATGCGCTGCCTGGGCACAAGCCCCACGTTCGGTGAAATTGAAAGACATCTACAAGTTCACAAAATTG AAAAGACAGGTGAACTGGACTTCCATACGTTCCTGACCATGATGCACAGACAGATACAACAGGAGGACCCAAAGACAGAGATCCTGGAGGCCCTGAGGATGACAGACAAGCAGAAGAAAGGATACATCCAGGCGTCTGAGCTCCGAGCCAAGCTCACCAAGTTGGGAGAGAAGCTCACGGACAAAGAAG TGGATGAACTCTTCAGAGAGGCAAACGTCAAGTCAAATGGGACTGTCAACTATGAAGAGTTCACCCAGATGGTAACACTGCCACCTGTTGATTACTGA